A genomic region of Bacteroidales bacterium contains the following coding sequences:
- a CDS encoding TolC family protein, with protein sequence MKKHFLPLLFLFIAFWMHSSLHGQNRIWTLESCIEYAIQNNIQIKQSELNIEASGVTLLESKLSLLPSLNSSAGFSYNWGRYLDQALNLYVDRETRQGNLGLNANLVLFAGLQKQNTIKKQKIEFQSSKYATDKMKDDISLMLTQAYLSILFNRELLKVAREQVVISDAQIARTEKLVAAGTLARGSLLEIQAQNAGEELSVINYENSLDLAYLDLLQILDLPADTDFEIDVPVIEFEITGELPTLGTIYTLASERLPQIKKAELDVESAYKDVAIAKGRLSPTLSLATGWGTNYSSNFPDFDTTSANFGGVMTFGDQLRNNQSRYLGLSLNIPIFNGYQASSNVSLAKINATNAEYNYELTLNTLRKSIEQAYSDAKAAYKSFIATRKSVTSFQESFRYTEQKFNVGLSNSLDYNIAKTQLASAESELIRARYDYVFKEIILDFYMGLPLTMPR encoded by the coding sequence ATGAAAAAACACTTTCTCCCATTGCTATTTTTATTTATTGCTTTTTGGATGCACAGCTCTCTGCATGGGCAAAACCGCATCTGGACGCTTGAAAGCTGCATTGAGTATGCGATTCAAAACAACATTCAGATAAAGCAGAGCGAGCTCAATATTGAGGCGAGCGGGGTAACGCTGCTCGAGAGCAAGCTAAGCCTGTTGCCCAGCCTCAATTCGAGTGCTGGTTTTAGCTACAACTGGGGGCGTTACCTCGACCAGGCGCTCAACTTATATGTCGATCGTGAGACGCGCCAGGGAAACCTTGGGCTCAACGCCAATCTGGTGCTCTTTGCCGGATTGCAGAAGCAAAACACCATCAAGAAACAAAAGATTGAATTTCAGTCGAGCAAATATGCCACCGATAAGATGAAGGATGACATCTCGCTGATGCTTACGCAGGCTTATCTTTCGATACTTTTCAACCGTGAGCTGCTGAAAGTAGCACGCGAACAGGTGGTTATTTCTGATGCGCAAATAGCACGCACCGAAAAACTGGTGGCAGCCGGAACTTTGGCACGCGGAAGCCTGCTGGAGATTCAGGCGCAAAACGCTGGTGAGGAGCTCTCGGTTATCAACTACGAAAACTCCCTGGATCTGGCCTACCTCGATTTGCTCCAAATCCTCGATTTGCCTGCTGACACCGATTTTGAGATAGATGTTCCGGTGATAGAATTCGAGATTACAGGCGAATTGCCAACTCTGGGCACCATTTATACGCTGGCTTCGGAACGGCTGCCGCAGATTAAAAAAGCAGAGCTCGACGTGGAAAGCGCCTACAAAGATGTGGCTATTGCCAAAGGACGGTTGAGTCCTACCCTGAGCCTCGCGACAGGATGGGGAACCAACTACTCGAGCAACTTCCCTGACTTTGATACTACTTCTGCTAACTTTGGTGGTGTGATGACTTTTGGCGATCAGTTGCGCAACAACCAATCACGCTACCTGGGACTCAGCCTCAATATTCCGATTTTTAACGGGTACCAGGCGTCTTCTAATGTTAGCCTGGCCAAGATAAACGCCACCAATGCTGAGTATAATTACGAGCTTACGCTCAATACGCTTCGCAAAAGCATCGAACAGGCCTACAGCGATGCAAAGGCAGCTTACAAAAGCTTCATTGCCACCAGGAAATCGGTCACTTCATTTCAGGAATCGTTCCGGTACACCGAGCAGAAGTTTAATGTAGGATTATCGAATTCGTTGGATTATAATATTGCCAAAACACAATTGGCATCAGCCGAGTCGGAGCTGATACGTGCCCGATATGATTATGTTTTTAAAGAAATAATCCTCGATTTTTACATGGGGCTGCCCCTCACGATGCCGCGATAA